In Piliocolobus tephrosceles isolate RC106 chromosome 5, ASM277652v3, whole genome shotgun sequence, a single genomic region encodes these proteins:
- the CASP8AP2 gene encoding CASP8-associated protein 2 isoform X4 yields MKELMKKFKEIQTQNFSLINENQSLKKNISALIKTARVEINRKDEEISNLHQRLSEFPHFRNNHKTARTFDTVKTKDLKSRSPHLDDCSKTDHRAKSDVSKDVHHSTSLPNLEKEGKSHSDKRSTSHLPTSVEKHCTNGVWSRSHYQVGEGSSNEDSRRGRKDIRHSQFNRGTERVRKDLSPGCGDGEPRILAASQRLQGHPEKYGKGEPKTESKSSKFKSNSDSDYKGERINSSWEKETLGERSHSRVDSQSDKKLERQSERSQNINRKEVKSQDKEERKVDQKPKSVVKDQDHWRRSERASLPHSKNEITTFSHNSSKYHVEERRGWEDCKRDRSVNSHSFQDGRCPSFLSNSRTHKNIDSKEVDAMHQWENTPLKAERHRTEDKRKRERESKEDNKHIRNEKRVPTEHFQKANKETKKTTSDLKKQNEPKTDKGEVPDNGVSEGADNKELAMKAENGPNETKNKDLKLSFMEKLNLTLSPAKKQPVSQDNQHKITDVPKSSGVCDSESSVQAKTVAYVPSASEHILGEASVSENTMGETKSSLLEPKVALLAVTEPRIGISETKMEEENSLLVRSVDNTVHCEVPICDTETSFPSPMEIQQTESLFPSTGMKQTINNGRAAAPVVMDVLQTDVSQNFGLELDTKRNDNSDSCGISEGMEMKVALSTTVGETTESILQPSIEEADILPIMLSEDNNPKFEPSVVVTPLVESKSCHLEPCLPKDTLDSSLQQTELMDHRMATGETNSVYHDDDNSVLSIDLNHLRPIPEAISPLNSPVRPVAKVLRNESPPQVPVYNNSHKDVFLPNSAHSTSKSQSDLNKENQKPVYKSDKCTEADTCKNSPLDELEEGEIRSDSETSKPQESFEKNSKPRASADVRKSKTIPRHGKSTVGLDKDSRKTHVRIHQTNNKWNKRPDKSSRSSKTEKKDKVMSTSSLEKIVPIIAVPSSEQEIMHMLRMIRKHVRKNYMKFKAKFSLIQFHRIIESAILSFTSLIKHLNLHKISKSVTTLQKNLCDVIESKLKQVKKNGIVDRLFEQQLPDMKKKLWKFVDDQLDYLFAKLKKILVDFCDSKNFGRDSDEGRPEKTSKQNAQYSDCQKGSGHNSNKELLKEKFSKSEDCIHYKSLVGCKKSEEKYQDQNNSSINTVKHDIKKNFNTCFDNKNSQSEERSLELHCSSTPKSEKNEGSSIEDAQTSQHATLKPERSFEILTEQQASSLTFNLVSDAQMGEIFKSLLQGSDLLDSSVNCTEKSEWELKTPEKQLLETLKCESIPACTTEELVSGVASPCPKMISDDNWSLLSSEKGPSLSSGLSLPVHPDVLDESCMFEVSTNLPLSKDNVCSVEKSKPCVSSILFEDLAVSLTVPSPLKSDGHLSFLKPDVSSSSTPEEVISAHFSEDALLEEEDASEQDIHLALESDNSSSKSSCSSSWTSRSVAPGFQYHPNLPMHAVIMEKSNDHFIVKIRRATPSTSSGLKQSMIPDESLTSLPRHGKGADEGADKEYISCQNTVFKSVEELENSNKNVDNSKSTHEEQSSMIQTQVPDIYEFLKDASGKMGHRDEVADECFKLHQVWETKVPESIEELPSMEEISHSVGDHLPNTYIDLTKDPVTETKNLGEFIEVTVLNIDQLGCSGGNLNQSAQILDNSLQADTVGAFIDLTQDASSETKSEGNHPELAVEDLGCGVIQVDEDNCKEEKAQMANRPLECIVEETYIDLTTESPSSCEVKKDELKSELGSNCVNSELPGTLHNAHKKRRNLSDLNHSHKKQRKETDLANKEKTKKPTQDSCENTEAHRKKANKKRAPPVNKDPSSLKATPGIKDSSAALATSTSLSAKNVIKKKGEIIILWTRNDDREILLECQKRGPSFKTFAYLAAKLDKNPNQVSERFQQLMKLFEKSKCR; encoded by the exons ATGAAAGAGCTGatgaaaaagtttaaagaaatacaGACACAG AATTTCAGCTTAATAAATGAAAACCAGTCTCTTAAGAAGAATATTTCAGCACTTATCAAAACTGCCAGGGTGGAAATAAACCGCAAGGATGAAGAAATAAGTAATCTTCACCAAAG ATTGTCTGAGTTTCCACATTTTCGAAATAATCATAAAACTGCAAGGACATTTGATACAGTTAAAACAAAAGATCTTAAATCTAGATCTCCACATTTGGATGATTGTTCAAAGACTGATCACAGAGCTAAAAGTGATGTTTCTAAAGATGTACATCATAGCACTTCACTGCCAAAtctggaaaaggaaggaaaatcacaTTCTGATAAAAGGAGTACTTCACATTTACCTACATCTGTCGAGAAACACTGCACTAATGGTGTTTGGTCGCGTTCTCATTATCAGGTTGGTGAGGGTAGCTCAAATGAGGAtagtagaagaggaagaaaagatatTAGACATAGCCAGTTCAACAGAGGAACTGAAAGAGTGCGAAAAGACTTAAGTCCTGGCTGTGGTGATGGTGAACCAAGGATACTGGCGGCTAGTCAAAGGCTACAAGGACATCCTGAGAAATATGGTAAAGGTGAACCAAAGACTGAAAGCAAAAGTTCAAAGTTTAAAAGTAACTCAGATTCTGACTATAAAGGTGAACGCATTAACTCTTCTTGGGAGAAAGAGACCCTTGGAGAAAGGTCACACAGTCGAGTAGACTCTCAAAGtgacaaaaaactagaaagacaaaGTGAAAGATCACAAAATATAAATAGGAAAGAAGTTAAATcacaagacaaagaagaaagaaaagttgatCAAAAACCTAAGTCAGTAGTAAAGGACCAGGATCACTGGAGAAGATCTGAACGAGCATCACTTCCTCATTCCAAGAATGAAATAACAACATTTTCTCATAATTCAAGTAAATACCAtgtagaagagagaagaggatggGAAGATTGTAAAAGAGACAGGAGTGTAAACAGTCATAGTTTTCAAGATGGAAGATGTCCATCTTTTCTTTCAAACAGTAGAACTCACAAAAACATTGACTCTAAGGAAGTTGATGCTATGCACCAGTGGGAAAATACACCTTTAAAAGCAGAAAGACATAGAACCGAAGATAAGAGGAAAAGAGAACGAGAAAGCAAAGAAGATAATAAgcatattagaaatgaaaaaagagtacCTACAGAACATTTTCAGAAGGCTAATAAGGAAACTAAGAAAACCACTTCTGatttaaagaaacagaatgagCCAAAGACTGATAAGGGAGAAGTCCCTGATAATGGTGTTTCTGAAGGAGCAGATAATAAAGAGCTTGCAATGAAAGCTGAGAATGgtccaaatgaaacaaaaaacaaagacctAAAATTGAGTTTTATGGAAAAATTGAACTTAACTCTTTCTCCTGCTAAAAAGCAACCTGTTTCTCAGGATAATCAGCATAAAATAACCGATGTTCCCAAGTCCAGTGGTGTATGTGATTCAGAGTCTTCAGTGCAAGCTAAAACAGTGGCATATGTTCCCTCCGCCAGTGAACATATCTTGGGGGAAGCTTCTGTCAGTGAAAATACCATGGGGGAAACGAAATCATCATTATTGGAACCAAAGGTTGCTCTTCTAGCAGTGACTGAACCCAGGATTGGTATCTCGGAAAccaaaatggaagaagaaaatagtTTGTTAGTTAGATCTGTTGACAATACTGTGCATTGTGAAGTGCCCATTTGTGATACAGAGACTTCCTTCCCATCTCCTATGGAAATACAACAGACAGAATCCTTGTTTCCATCAACAGGAATGAAACAAACCATTAATAATGGAAGGGCAGCAGCTCCTGTGGTAATGGATGTATTACAAACAGATGTGTCTCAAAACTTTGGATTGGAATTGGATACCAAAAGAAATGATAATTCAGATTCTTGTGGTATTTCTGAAGGTATGGAAATGAAGGTAGCACTTTCAACAACAGTGGGTGAAACCACTGAAAGCATTTTGCAGCCTTCAATTGAGGAAGCTGATATTTTGCCAATAATGCTTTCAGAAGATAATAACCCAAAATTTGAGCCTTCTGTTGTAGTTACACCACTGGTTGAGAGTAAGTCGTGTCATTTGGAGCCTTGCTTACCTAAAGATACTCTAGATTCTTCACTTCAGCAGACTGAGTTAATGGACCACAGAATGGCAACTGGTGAAACAAACTCAGTATATCATGATGATGATAACTCGGTTTTGAGCATTGACCTTAATCACCTGAGACCTATTCCAGAAGCCATCAGTCCTCTGAATAGTCCAGTGAGACCTGTAGCAAAAGTTCTTAGAAATGAAAGCCCACCTCAAGTTCCAGTGTATAATAACAGTCATAAAG ATGTGTTTTTACCAAATTCAGCTCATTCTACCTCTAAGAGTCAGTCTGATCTCAATAAGGAAAATCAAAAGCCAGTTTACAAATCTGACAAATGTACAGAAGCAGACACATGTAAGAATTCACCATTAGATGAATTAGAAGAAGGGGAAATTAGAAGCGATAGTGAAACATCTAAACCACaagaaagttttgaaaaaaattccaaGCCTAGAGCGTCAGCTGATGTGCGGAAGTCAAAGACTATCCCACGACATGGGAAAAGTACTGTGGGTTTGGATAAAGACAGTAGGAAAACACATGTAAGAATCCATCAGACCAATAACAAATGGAATAAAAGACCTGATAAATCTAGCAGATCTTCAAAAACGGAGAAGAAAGATAAAGTGATGAGCACTTCCAGCTTGGAAAAAATAGTTCCAATTATTGCTGTACCCTCTTCTGAACAAGAAATCATGCACATGTTACGAATGATAAGAAAACATGTaaggaaaaattatatgaaattcaaggCAAAATTTTCATTAATACAATTTCATAGAATTATTGAATCAGCAATTTTGAGTTTTACATCTCTAATTAAACATCTCAACTTACACAAAATCTCTAAGTCAGTGACTACCTTACAGAAGAATCTTTGTGATGTTATAGAGTCTAAACTTAAGCAAGTTAAAAAGAATGGCATAGTTGATCGTTTATTTGAACAGCAGCTAccagatatgaaaaaaaaattgtggaagtTTGTAGATGACCAACTTGATTATTTGTTTGCAAAGCTTAAGAAAATTTTAGTTGACTTTTGTGATTCCAAAAACTTTGGAAGAGACAGTGATGAAGGCAGACCTGAAAAAACAAGTAAACAGAATGCACAGTATTCAGATTGTCAGAAAGGGAGTGGGCACAACTCCAACAAAgaattgctgaaagaaaaattctcaaaatcaGAAGACTGTATTCATTATAAGTCTTTAGTGGGATGTAAAAAATCTGAGGAAAAATATCAAGACCAAAATAACTCCAGTATTAACACTGTAAAgcatgacattaaaaaaaattttaacaccTGCTTTGATAATAAGAACTCTCAATCCGAAGAGCGCTCCTTGGAACTACACTGTTCAAGCACCCCAAAGTCAGAAAAAAACGAAGGAAGCAGTATAGAGGATGCACAGACATCCCAGCATGCCACTTTGAAGCCAGAACGAAGTTTCGAGATTCTTACTGAACAGCAAGCATCTAGCCTTACTTTTAATTTAGTGAGTGATGCACAAATgggtgaaatatttaaaagtttgttgCAAGGGTCTGATCTTTTAGACAGTAGTGTTAACTGTACTGAAAAAAGTGAGTGGGAGTTAAAGACTCCAGAGAAGCAGTTGCTAGAGACTCTTAAGTGCGAGTCTATACCAGCTTGTACAACAGAAGAGCTAGTTTCAGGGGTGGCTTCTCCATGTCCTAAAATGATTAGTGATGATAATTGGTCATTATTATCATCTGAGAAAGGTCCATCTCTGTCTTCAGGGCTTTCATTGCCAGTTCATCCTGATGTGTTGGATGAAAGTTGTATGTTTGAAGTGTCTACTAACCTACCTTTAAGTAAAGATAATGTGTGTAGTGTAGAAAAGAGCAAGCCCTGCGTTTCTTCCATACTTTTTGAAGATCTAGCAGTCTCTTTAACAGTACCGTCACCTCTGAAGTCAGATGGTCATCTCAGTTTTTTAAAGCCTGATGTTTCGTCTAGTTCAACTCCTGAAGAAGTCATTAGTGCTCATTTTAGTGAAGATGCCTTACTTGAGGAAGAGGATGCATCTGAGCAAGATATTCATTTAGCTCTGGAGTCTGATAATTCAAGCAGTAAATCAAGTTGTTCTTCTTCCTGGACAAGCCGATCCGTTGCTCCAGGCTTTCAGTACCACCCTAATCTACCTATGCATGCCGTCATCATGGAAAAGTCCAATGatcattttattgtgaaaatacGACGTGCAACACCATCTACCTCTTCTGGTCTTAAACAGAGTATGATACCTGATGAATCATTGACATCTTTGCCCAGACATGGAAAGGGAGCTGATGAAGGAGCAGATAAAGAATATATTTCATGTCAGAACACAGTTTTTAAATCTGTGGAGGAATTGGAAAATTCCAACAAAAATGTTGATAACAGCAAGTCAACTCATGAAGAACAGAGCTCTATGATACAAACACAGGTTCCTGATATATATGAATTTCTTAAAGATGCTTCAGGTAAGATGGGTCATCGTGATGAAGTGGCTGATGAATGTTTCAAATTGCATCAAGTATGGGAAACAAAAGTGCCTGAAAGCATTGAAGAATTGCCTTCAATGGAAGAAATCTCACACTCTGTCGGGGATCATCTTCCAAATACATACATAGATCTAACGAAAGATCCAGTCACTGAAACCAAAAACTTGGGGGAATTCATAGAAGTAACAGTTTTAAATATTGATCAGTTAGGATGTTCTGGAGGCAATTTAAATCAAAGTGCTCAAATATTAGACAATTCTTTGCAGGCTGATACTGTAGGTGCTTTTATTGATTTGACACAAGATGCTTCAAGTGAAACTAAAAGCGAAGGTAATCATCCTGAATTAGCTGTTGAAGACTTGGGATGTGGGGTCATACAGGTAGATGAAGATAATTGTAAGGAAGAAAAggcacaaatggcaaacaggcctTTGGAGTGCATTGTTGAGGAAACCTATATCGACTTGACCACAGAATCTCCCAGTTCATGTGAAgtaaaaaaggatgaattaaaATCAGAGCTGGGATCAAATTGTGTTAACTCAGAGTTGCCTGGGACTTTGCATAATGCtcacaaaaagagaagaaaccttTCTGATCTAAATCATTCtcataagaaacaaagaaaggaaacagacTTAGCCAATAAGGAAAAGACCAAGAAACCTACCCAAGATTCTTGTGAGAATACTGAAGCTCACCGAAAGAAAGCCAATAAGAAGAGGGCCCCTCCTGTGAATAAAGATCCCTCATCATTAAAGGCAACCCCAGGGATTAAGGATTCATCAGCAGCACTTGCCACTTCTACAAGCCTTTCTGCAAAGAATGTTAttaaaaagaagggagaaattaTCATTTTATGGACAAG